In the genome of Vanessa cardui chromosome 18, ilVanCard2.1, whole genome shotgun sequence, the window GTTAAATAAATGCTTGTAAAGTGTCTGTAGTCTATTATCGTATTATGAATATTGAACATCATCATCACAGTAAACTATCACTGGAATATCAATATTTCAGTGGTTAGTGAATAGAAAAATCTACGAGTTTCATATGACATTCATAcgatttgaatttgtaataattaattataatttaaattgtaataataatttacccttatttaaaattgactGAAAtccaacaattttatttaccatATGACCTCGGTATGATTATGAGATTACGATAAAAACCTACTGtatgtcattgtctatgaactAGCGCGCattggtaacttttgtcacggtgactgtttcgtcactcttgtcgagtccatgaatatgtaaggaggtgcgcgcacattacgacgtgacatttgtgtctgcatctgtacatattcacggacttgacaagtgTGACGAAatagtcaccgtgacaaaagttaccagtgcgcgctagttgtAAATTGTCATTTCTAAATGACACGAAATGaagtatttataacaaatgtgttgattataacataaatttgctttaatatataattttatggacGAAACTCACAAGTGTaaacataatgtaaataaataatatgaattaaattaaaaaaaaaaaaaaacgatgccCGTTGAGAGTATATTTGAGCGTTTTAAAGCTGTTtagcattttatatttacatctagaaaaaaatgttattgaaatggttttttttttttatataaaaatatattatatcggtTGAACTCACtggatttataaaatacatagaaaaATCTATCTAACTTTAAAGTAGAAGGCCATCTCGGTGTTCCTTTCGGTGATGATATCACATACACTATTagcagggccggatttaggggagggcaaccggggcaactgccctggggcctccacatgagagggggcctccacatgagagggggccacagttttcagcaagttaacaaatactgagatatagtcaaattataataatgttactatttaatattttaaaagttaccgatacaaatacgaagcaattcatagcttactgattgaaataaaaaaaaaactaattaattcacaataatataattattagggtgttcacgcttctgtttgtctagggccctcactgctttgtggccccggggcttccacacctttaaatccgactctgactATTAGACACTacgatgttattatttatacgtagtttattaaaaataaccacataaatttactttaaaaaaacttacCACACAACACTTCTACATACCGATCcgatataagataaataattttcattatattctctgtctttttcatattatttaccaaataatactacataattatatcataatatgatctattcaataaatcattatccttaataaaaaaccatttttttcTCCTGTATACTGACAGACTGTAACATAATCTGTGGCtgatatgattatattttatattatcttttatttcttttaatttaattaatttcgtgtaTATTAGAACGAAGCTTTTGGGGTTGTGTTTACGTAGTGACGTACCCAACggcaaatattattactaaagtgtaaaattataataatttatgtaaattacataTCCTGTACTGGGACATTGTTGCTTATTGCTTTACTTGGTATCCTTGGACGAATGGTTATTGGTTTCTTCAGTCTTTTCACCGTCACTGTAGAACTTtggctgtaaaaaaaaaatgtttttattatagtacCGGCCTCCCAACAAACGGACATCGGGTCTCacagattatatacaaaaaagtgtACTGGGTTATAAACGCGTGGGTGTATGAATATGACCATAGACAAACTTATAGATAATAGTTTATGTTCTTGATCATCACTATACAGCCTAATTTTGCATGTAACAAGCCTATGTAGTTTCGACTGAGGgattgatgtttatttattttttaatctgtcaacATTTATACAAACTACTATAATtagcttttttataatttaatatagtatactaGACTGTATGACGACAATTTTATATGTCTGCAGCTTAGTCGAGCTAGTTTTTCAATTAACATGATTTGTCATATTCCAggcttgataaatatatatcgcCTATTCTCATTTTATTCTGTTGGCACTAAAACACAGTATCGAGTTTCCCAGCCCTTTACTTATATCAgacgactttaaactggtgatAAGTGCATTGATTGTTTCTGTTTACACATTATTTCAGACACTTTTAGTGTGGACCCGAAGTCCATTTTTTGGAACGTCTGCGTTCAGTAACAACTAATATGAAGGCATTTAAAAATGGGATACATTAGGCAGTGAGTGGAAAAACACATAACACGTATACTTGTGGGAATAAAAACTCAAAACAATAAAGCAACTATTCAAATTGCCAAACCAGagggatttttttttcagtactatggagaataaaaatgttatttgactgaattgaataaaatgatttatacgGACAACTATTGAAATGGGAATATGCATGGAAGAGATAAATGTTTATGCaatcaataaaaagttatgaaaaaaaaaacacttcaaaCCATTagtaaaaaattcaaatcaacTTACAAATgagtatagtacgatacaacttagatgtagcatcggcaaaattcgtaaaaccgatcacatccgaattaagtacactatcctaaattatacatatttatttcgtatgtgAATGAGACCTTTACACAATCGTAATAACTTGtgatatatattcgtcaatttaacacgtcgatttacatgcacttgctttctcgggttgaactgaggctaatttatagcgacgaatagtatCAAAttgcgcgatagggagctatttctattggttgtatcaATCGGTAgtcatcggttttattgaatttgctgatgccgatctaagttgtgttgtactataacaACTTACACTTTtctttaagtttatattataaaatacagacgaattgataacttcctcctttttgaaggCGGTTGAAAATAAcgcataacataataattaaaacaatgatctgatttattatgaaattcctgaaagaatatcattttaatttagtttaataattaattaaatgaaaacgaCCAAATAGCAAACAACATAACATCAAAAGTAATAACATATCGATAATGAGAGGTGAATTTGTTCCCACACAACACGAACGCGTGGAATAATACACACCATGAACAAAACCATACAAACGAAAAATCAAAAAGCGTGACCAATCTAGCATATCGCTCGACTTACACAATATCAACATGTACTATACTGTCGTGACTTTATTTCCGAATCCGTTTTTCACACCGTTATAACTTGTAAAACCCTAAAAATAAGCATAATTTAAATGGGGGAGTGATAAAActttaatatgtatacatatagcTACTAGCATTACACTTATGTGATACATTATCATTTAAAGtggtaatactttttatatcacACCATTATgatttactttacttatgtTAGATAATACAGTTCTGCGTtgcaataaaaaagtatttacctCAGAAAGAAAATTTACATTCATGCcagtgtttttaaatataatattatatatcatactaaattataattgaattaagttAACGCATCCTTTATAGGAGGCAGCAGTACCAAATATTGTATCTCTATGTGTACACTAATAGTTATTACAATGTTGATGGgtgttaaaaaacatatatcctATTTGAAATACAggaataaagacaaattaacaaTTTAGGCTCCCTGCGTGcgtacgtgtgtgtgtgtgtgtgtgtgcgcgtgtgtgcgtgtgcgtgtgcgtgtgtgtgtgtgtgcgtgtgtgtgtgtgtgtgtgcgtgtgcgtgtgtgtgtgtgtgatgcTGTGGGTATATTACCTCGTCATGTTTCTGGTCGGGTTGGACTCGGTCGTCGTCGTCGTCACTGTCGTCGTCTCCCGATGAGTCGCCGCCGGAGCCAGCGCCCGTGATCTCAGCTTTCACTGGAATGCGGATATAGGGTTAAGAAAGGAGAAATCGTATAATAACTATTAGCAAAGTAGACTAAACTCTTTATATGACCAGGGTTCTAAAATCGCTTTTAAAATGTCGCTTTCTGGtgagataaaataatttgaaattctaAGATGATTATTAGAGAAGTTGCgttgctttaaaaaataaattggcgtattaattattaagttgcCAGTATTCTTTTCAAAATGATCAAGTCTGTACAAAAACTAGGACAATATAATTTCAGTCTTCTTTATAAACGACaagtatttaattacttttctgTAATACAATATTGGTATGTTTATCGCTCACGTAAGTTactattttgttaaaagttACTATTTTACAGTGGAATGTTTAGTATAAAGCagaaataatgtatattgttaAGTTTAATACTTCTAAAAAACACATTGATAGATAATACGAATTATAGATTTTgagaaattgtatttaagtaattgGAATAGTGTTGcaagtatacatacatatgtgtgaACGGGTATTCGATGTGTCCGATATTGGATGTGTGCGTACAAGTGTACTATACAAGTGCGTAATGTGTGCGTGCATATTAAACTCGCGAGTATTGTGTGCGTGCGTATCCGACGCGCGATTTTTGTGTGCGTGGATCAATGTATTGGTGCGTATGCAACGCATGAGTGTTGTGTGCGTGCATATCCAACGCACGAGTATAGAGTGCGTGTGTCAGTATGTGCGTGCATGTCCAACGCACGAGTATTGAGTGCGTGTGTCAGTGTGTGCGTGCATATCCAACGCACGAGTATTGAGTGCGTGTGTcagtgtgtgtgtgcgtgcatATTCAACGCACGAGTATAGAGTGCGTGTGTCAGTGTGTGCGTGCATATCCAACGCACGAGTATTGTGTGCGTGTGTCAGTGTGTGCGTGCATATCCAACGCACGAGTATTGAGTGCGTGTGTcagtgtgtgtgtgcgtgcatATTCAACGCACGAGTATAGAGTGCGTGTGTCAGTGTGTGCGTGCATATCCAACGCACGAGTATTGTGTGCGTGGGTCAATGTGTGCGTACACATCCAACGCACGAGTATTGATTGCGTGTGTCCGTGTGTGCGCACATATCCAACGCACGAGTATTGATTGCGTGTGTCCGTGTGTGCACACATATCCAACGCACGAGTATTGTGTGCGTGTGTCAGTGTGTGCGTGCATATTCAACGCACGAGTATTGAGTGCGTGTGTCAGTGTGTGCGTGCATATTCAACGCACGAGTATAGAGTGCGTGTGTCAGTGTGTGCGTGCATATCCAACACACGAGTATAGAGTGCGTGTGTCAGTGTGTGCGTGCATATCCAACGCACAAGTATAGAGTGCGTGTGTCAGTGTGTGCGTACATATCCAACGCACGAGTATTGAGTGCGTGTGTCACTGTGTGCGTGCATATTCAACGCACGAGTATTGCGTGCGTGTGTCAGCGTGTcagtgtgtgcgtgcgtgcatGTGTGCGTGACTCACGGGGCGCGGGCGGCTGGGCGGGGCGCGCGCGGTCGCGCGTGAGCTCGTCGTAGCACTGCAGGCACACGCGGAGCGGCTTCTCGCTCTGGCCGCGCAGCACGTAGCGCTTGGACGAGCACGGCCCGCACACGACCGAGCCGCATTTGCGACAGTGATGCtagaaaatattactttatgaatatattttgtagcgTAACGCGCTCTCTTATGTTATAAAGAGCAAGTATCATAATTGATTTTCGACCCTCCTGATATCGATTTCAAtctaaacttatttatttattttcatttatatactctttattgcacaccaatatagacaaaaataataggaacaattttacaaaaacaaagaaaagaaaaatgtacaataggcggccttatcgctaaaacagcgatctaaAACTTACTGTAAGCACAGAGTATAATTTGCAtccttaaaactaaaattatagaACAAAGAGTGAGAAAGAGCGAGAAAACGAATACTTACCCTTCTGTTAAGAACAGTGAACTGTGTCTTCTTGCAGTGCATGCAAATGGCGGCTTCATTGTCCGGAACCCACACTGCTGCATGTTCCGATGGCGGTTGTTTCCCACCTAAAAACCATTcagaataatttattcatttttccaATTTATAATGTACATGATAATAAGTTAGTTAACTTCACATTCTTAGTTAACTTTTCTTTAGGCTACATGTAGCACACTAATTTCCGCTCGCGGCTTAATTCGCATATGAGGTAGGTAATAAAGTAGCCTACATTAGTCTATCTTGTCACAAGATGTCTTAtcgtaaaaacataaaaatatacatatatgaccaCTTACTCTTTCGTAGCAAATCTTCTATACATTTCTCTATATGGGCCATCCATTCTTCCTTTTCTGTTGCCGTAGCAGCGTACACAGCAAAAGATTTCGATGCAGTTCGGATCAACCAACCATTAcgatattctaaaataaatatgtaattttagattcaatcattgttattatatcaaaaacattttataattatataatatttttgtttaacatgctttaatattgtattaggaCACCGTCctgcaattattatatataaagtttagcaatataaataaataaatattttttgtaaaatgtatgaCAACTTTGCAgaagcatattattaatataagctCAGACCAATGTTACAAAGTGCATCTCTCAATAAGAGTTCCTTATTTAACCCATATGACTGTACCccctttaaattaaatgtaaatcgaACAGTCacttaaattgttatattt includes:
- the LOC124537463 gene encoding pleckstrin homology domain-containing family F member 2 isoform X1, with product MTHFSHLYRVSVLCKLNKNSIMVDRLVNSEANARRIAMVENCFGSSGQPLAEQGRVLVGEGVLTKMCRKKPKARQFFLFNDILVYGNIVINKKKYNKQHVIPLEEVKLESLKDEGQYRNGWLIRTASKSFAVYAATATEKEEWMAHIEKCIEDLLRKSGKQPPSEHAAVWVPDNEAAICMHCKKTQFTVLNRRHHCRKCGSVVCGPCSSKRYVLRGQSEKPLRVCLQCYDELTRDRARPAQPPAPLKAEITGAGSGGDSSGDDDSDDDDDRVQPDQKHDEPKFYSDGEKTEETNNHSSKDTK
- the LOC124537463 gene encoding pleckstrin homology domain-containing family F member 2 isoform X2 gives rise to the protein MTHFSHLYRVSVLCKLNKNSIMVDRLVNSEANARRIAMVENCFGSSGQPLAEQGRVLVGEGVLTKMCRKKPKARQFFLFNDILVYGNIVINKKKYNKQHVIPLEEVKLESLKDEGQYRNGWLIRTASKSFAVYAATATEKEEWMAHIEKCIEDLLRKSGKQPPSEHAAVWVPDNEAAICMHCKKTQFTVLNRRHHCRKCGSVVCGPCSSKRYVLRGQSEKPLRVCLQCYDELTRDRARPAQPPAPLKAEITGAGSGGDSSGDDDSDDDDDRVQPDQKHDEGFTSYNGVKNGFGNKVTTV